In Fusobacterium canifelinum, a genomic segment contains:
- a CDS encoding ABC transporter ATP-binding protein yields MSVNIKIENAQKRYGDNIIIENLSLDIKQGEFFTLLGPSGCGKTTLLRMIAGFNSIENGNFYFNEKRINDLDPAKRNIGMVFQNYAIFPHLTVEQNVEFGLKNRKVSKEEMKVETDKFLKLMQIDEYRDRMPERLSGGQQQRVALARALVIKPDVLLMDEPLSNLDAKLRVEMRTAIKEIQNSIGITTVYVTHDQEEAMAVSDRIAVMKDGEIQHLGQPKDIYQRPANLFVATFIGKTNVLNGTLNNSVLKIVGKYDVSLNNVKDKNVKGNVVISIRPEEFVIDENQTKDGIKAFIDSSVFLGLNTHYFAHLESGEKIEIVQESKIDSIIPKGAEVYLKVKQDKINVFTEDGSRNILEGVNNDAIGVAYAK; encoded by the coding sequence ATGAGTGTAAACATAAAAATAGAAAATGCTCAAAAAAGATATGGAGATAATATTATAATTGAAAATTTATCTCTTGATATAAAACAAGGGGAGTTTTTTACTCTTCTTGGACCTTCTGGTTGTGGAAAAACTACTTTATTAAGGATGATAGCAGGTTTTAACTCTATTGAAAATGGAAATTTTTATTTCAATGAAAAAAGAATAAATGATTTAGACCCTGCTAAAAGAAATATTGGAATGGTATTTCAAAACTATGCTATTTTTCCACATTTAACAGTTGAGCAAAATGTAGAGTTTGGTTTGAAAAATAGAAAAGTTTCTAAAGAAGAAATGAAAGTAGAAACAGATAAATTTTTAAAACTTATGCAAATTGATGAATATAGAGATAGAATGCCTGAAAGATTATCAGGAGGGCAACAACAAAGAGTTGCTTTAGCAAGAGCTTTAGTTATAAAACCTGATGTTCTATTGATGGATGAGCCCCTAAGTAACTTAGATGCAAAGCTAAGAGTGGAAATGAGAACAGCTATAAAAGAAATTCAAAATAGTATTGGAATTACAACTGTATATGTAACTCATGACCAAGAAGAAGCTATGGCTGTTAGTGATAGAATTGCAGTTATGAAAGATGGAGAAATTCAACATCTAGGGCAACCAAAAGATATTTATCAAAGACCAGCAAATTTATTTGTTGCAACTTTTATAGGTAAAACAAATGTGTTAAATGGAACTTTAAATAATTCTGTGTTAAAAATTGTTGGAAAATATGATGTAAGTTTAAATAATGTTAAAGATAAAAATGTTAAAGGGAATGTTGTTATTTCAATAAGACCAGAAGAATTTGTAATTGATGAAAATCAAACAAAAGATGGAATAAAAGCATTTATAGATAGTAGTGTATTTTTAGGTTTAAATACTCATTATTTTGCACATTTAGAAAGTGGAGAAAAAATTGAAATAGTTCAAGAATCTAAGATTGATAGTATAATCCCAAAAGGAGCAGAAGTTTATCTAAAAGTAAAACAAGATAAAATAAATGTTTTTACAGAAGATGGTTCAAGAAATATTTTAGAGGGTGTTAATAATGATGCAATAGGTGTTGCTTATGCTAAGTAA
- a CDS encoding ABC transporter permease — protein MLSKKKDIWIVISLCVLAFYIIFMIYPLGILFKNAVIENNGSFTFAYFSKFLSKNYYFSTIFNSFKVSLAATALTLIIGTPLAYFYNMYKIKGKTFLQIIIILCSISAPFIGAYSWILLLGRNGLITNILKNLTGFNVPSIYGFGGILLVLCMQLYPLVFLYVSGALRNIDNSLLEASENMGCTGTKRFFKIIIPLCIPTILAAALMVFMRAFADFGTPLFIGEGYRTFPVEIYNQFMNETGSDKNFASAVSIIAIIITSLIFLLQRYINGKYKFTMNALHPIEAKEVKGIKSVLIHLYCYLIVFISYAPQLYVIYTSFQNTSGKLFKKGYSLKSYTEAFGKLGNAIQNTFFIGGLALVLIIVISILIAYLVVRRNNFVNKTIDTLSMVPYVIPGSVVGIALVSAFNKKPFVLVGTFLIMVISLIIRRNAYTIRSSVAILQQIPISIEEAAISLGASRMKSFFKITTPMMINGIISGALLSWITIITELSSSIILYNYKTITLTLQIYVYVSRGSYGIAAAMSTILTLMTVVSLLIFMKVSKNKNVMM, from the coding sequence ATGCTAAGTAAGAAAAAAGATATATGGATAGTAATTTCATTATGTGTTTTAGCATTTTACATAATATTTATGATCTATCCTTTGGGAATTTTATTTAAAAATGCAGTTATTGAAAATAATGGAAGCTTTACTTTTGCTTATTTTTCAAAATTTCTAAGTAAAAACTATTATTTTTCTACTATATTTAATTCCTTTAAAGTTAGTTTGGCTGCAACAGCCTTAACTTTAATAATTGGAACACCTTTGGCATATTTCTATAATATGTATAAAATAAAAGGAAAAACATTTTTACAAATTATAATAATATTGTGTAGTATATCAGCACCATTTATTGGAGCTTATTCATGGATTTTATTATTAGGAAGAAATGGATTAATTACAAATATTTTAAAAAACTTAACAGGTTTTAATGTTCCTAGTATATATGGATTTGGAGGAATTTTACTTGTTTTGTGTATGCAACTTTATCCTTTAGTCTTCTTATATGTTTCAGGAGCTTTAAGAAATATTGATAATTCATTATTAGAAGCTAGTGAGAATATGGGATGCACAGGAACAAAAAGATTTTTTAAAATAATTATTCCTTTATGTATTCCAACAATATTAGCTGCTGCTCTTATGGTGTTTATGAGAGCTTTTGCAGACTTTGGAACACCTTTATTTATTGGAGAAGGATATAGGACTTTCCCAGTTGAAATTTATAATCAATTTATGAATGAAACTGGTTCTGATAAAAATTTTGCATCAGCAGTAAGTATTATTGCAATAATAATTACATCTTTAATTTTCTTATTACAAAGATATATAAATGGAAAATATAAGTTTACAATGAATGCCCTTCATCCTATTGAAGCTAAGGAAGTAAAAGGTATAAAATCTGTTTTGATTCATTTATATTGTTACTTAATAGTTTTTATTTCTTATGCTCCACAACTTTATGTAATTTATACATCTTTCCAAAATACATCTGGAAAACTTTTCAAAAAAGGCTACTCTTTAAAAAGTTATACAGAAGCATTTGGAAAATTAGGAAATGCTATTCAAAATACATTTTTTATTGGTGGACTTGCATTGGTTTTAATTATAGTTATTTCTATTTTAATTGCATATCTTGTTGTAAGAAGAAATAATTTTGTGAATAAAACAATAGATACTTTATCTATGGTGCCTTATGTTATTCCTGGTTCAGTTGTAGGTATAGCTTTGGTAAGTGCATTTAATAAAAAACCTTTTGTTTTAGTTGGGACATTTTTGATAATGGTAATATCTTTAATTATAAGAAGAAATGCCTATACTATAAGATCTTCTGTTGCTATTCTTCAACAGATTCCTATTTCTATTGAAGAAGCAGCAATAAGTTTAGGAGCTTCTCGTATGAAATCATTTTTCAAAATAACAACACCAATGATGATAAATGGTATTATTTCAGGAGCACTTTTAAGTTGGATAACAATAATAACTGAACTTTCATCAAGTATAATTTTATATAACTATAAGACAATTACATTGACATTACAAATATATGTTTATGTGTCAAGAGGTAGTTATGGAATAGCTGCTGCAATGTCAACTATTTTAACATTGATGACAGTTGTATCACTATTAATATTTATGAAAGTATCAAAAAATAAAAATGTAATGATGTAG